In the Paenibacillus thermoaerophilus genome, one interval contains:
- a CDS encoding ABC transporter ATP-binding protein — translation MIEVRQLSKQYGEKRVVDNVSVRIEKGKITSFIGPNGAGKSTLLSMMSRLVPKDAGEVWIEGKEIGQYKSSELAKKISILKQSNQISVRLTVRELVSFGRFPYSQGKLTKDDWKHVDEAIAYMELQDLQNRFLDQLSGGQNQRAFIAMTIAQNTDYVLLDEPLNNLDMRHSVQIMKVLRRLADELGKTVVIVIHDINFASVYSDFIVALKDGKVVKEGARESIIESSVLKEVYDMDIPIQTVDGDRICVYFK, via the coding sequence ATGATCGAAGTCCGGCAACTCTCCAAGCAATACGGCGAAAAAAGGGTCGTGGACAACGTCTCGGTCCGCATCGAAAAAGGCAAGATCACCTCGTTCATCGGCCCGAACGGCGCGGGCAAAAGCACACTGCTCTCGATGATGAGCCGGCTCGTCCCGAAGGATGCCGGGGAGGTGTGGATCGAAGGCAAGGAGATCGGCCAATACAAGAGCTCGGAGCTGGCGAAAAAAATCTCGATTCTCAAGCAGTCGAATCAAATCAGCGTGAGGCTTACGGTCAGGGAGCTCGTCTCGTTCGGACGGTTTCCGTATTCGCAGGGCAAGCTGACGAAGGACGACTGGAAGCACGTTGATGAAGCGATCGCGTACATGGAGCTTCAGGATCTGCAGAACCGCTTCCTCGATCAATTGAGCGGCGGCCAGAACCAACGGGCGTTTATCGCAATGACGATCGCCCAGAACACCGATTACGTGCTGCTCGACGAACCGCTGAATAATCTCGATATGCGTCACTCCGTCCAGATCATGAAGGTGCTGCGGCGGCTGGCCGACGAGCTGGGCAAAACCGTCGTCATCGTCATCCACGATATCAACTTCGCCTCCGTCTATTCCGACTTCATCGTCGCGCTCAAGGACGGCAAAGTGGTCAAGGAAGGCGCGAGGGAAAGCATCATCGAATCGTCCGTGCTGAAGGAAGTCTACGACATGGATATCCCGATCCAGACGGTGGACGGGGACCGGATCTGCGTGTATTTCAAATAA
- a CDS encoding siderophore ABC transporter substrate-binding protein translates to MKRKWSLTALVVSMSLFAAACGGGSDSTGGSAASSSPSASAASSPSAAPQELTIKHQLGEAKVKVNPQKVLVFDYGALDTLDKLGVNVTGVAQKNVPPYLSKYKDAKYENIGTLQEPDYEKISALKPDLILISGRQQTAYPELNKIAPTVYVGVDNKNYMESFKTNMRTIGQIFGKTAEVEAELTNIDKAVEEVKAKAAASGKNGLIVLANEGAISAFGPGSRFGLIHDVLGVPAAEKNLDSSTPHGQSVSFEFIAEKNPDYLFVIDRGAAVGGTQGANAKALIENELVKKTKAYANNNIVYLDQNYWYLSGGGLLSVAEMIGEINKALE, encoded by the coding sequence ATGAAAAGAAAATGGTCACTTACGGCTCTTGTTGTCTCGATGTCCCTGTTTGCGGCGGCCTGCGGCGGCGGGTCCGACTCGACCGGCGGTTCGGCTGCGTCGTCGAGTCCGTCGGCTTCGGCGGCATCCTCCCCATCGGCGGCTCCGCAGGAGCTGACGATCAAGCACCAGCTCGGCGAAGCAAAGGTGAAGGTCAATCCGCAGAAAGTGCTCGTATTCGACTACGGCGCGTTGGACACGCTGGATAAGCTGGGCGTCAACGTCACGGGCGTCGCGCAGAAGAACGTTCCGCCCTATCTGTCGAAATACAAAGACGCGAAATACGAAAACATCGGCACGCTGCAGGAGCCGGACTACGAGAAAATCAGCGCGTTGAAGCCGGATCTGATTCTGATCTCGGGCCGCCAGCAGACGGCATACCCGGAACTGAACAAAATCGCTCCGACGGTTTATGTCGGCGTCGACAATAAAAACTACATGGAGTCGTTCAAAACGAACATGAGAACGATCGGCCAAATTTTCGGGAAAACGGCGGAAGTCGAGGCCGAATTGACCAATATCGACAAGGCGGTCGAGGAGGTCAAGGCCAAAGCGGCGGCCAGCGGCAAAAACGGGCTGATCGTCCTCGCCAACGAAGGCGCCATCAGCGCGTTTGGCCCGGGTTCCCGGTTCGGCTTGATTCATGACGTGCTGGGCGTCCCGGCGGCAGAGAAAAACCTCGATTCCTCGACGCCGCACGGGCAAAGCGTCTCCTTCGAATTCATCGCGGAGAAAAATCCGGATTATCTGTTCGTCATCGACCGCGGGGCCGCTGTCGGCGGCACGCAAGGCGCCAACGCCAAAGCGCTGATCGAGAACGAGCTGGTGAAGAAGACGAAAGCGTACGCGAACAACAACATCGTATACCTCGATCAAAACTATTGGTATTTGTCCGGCGGCGGCCTGCTGTCGGTAGCCGAGATGATCGGCGAGATCAACAAAGCTCTGGAATAA
- a CDS encoding response regulator transcription factor, whose translation MKRILYIEDDPEIGRWTKEDLEKRGYEVEWLTTGEGAVQRVRGADLVVLDVMLPGLDGFTIGHRLKKEAPDVPILMLSARTSVDDKLQGLRFADDYLTKPFHPDELAARLEVLLRRFGPVAQEIRLGHLLIEPELQRVTDTRTGEEIPLTAKQLQILLYFLKHPNQILTKEQIYEAVWGEPYIEGDKTVMVHIRYLREKIELDPGAPTIIETIRGLGYRVRL comes from the coding sequence ATGAAACGGATCTTGTATATAGAAGACGATCCCGAGATCGGACGCTGGACCAAGGAAGATCTCGAAAAACGCGGTTACGAGGTCGAATGGCTCACGACGGGAGAGGGCGCTGTGCAACGCGTGCGCGGGGCGGATCTTGTCGTGCTGGACGTGATGCTGCCGGGACTGGACGGCTTTACGATCGGACATCGGCTCAAGAAGGAGGCGCCCGACGTGCCGATTCTGATGCTGTCGGCGCGCACGTCCGTCGACGACAAACTGCAGGGGCTGCGCTTCGCCGACGATTATTTGACCAAGCCGTTTCATCCGGACGAGCTGGCCGCCCGGCTGGAGGTGCTTCTTCGGCGCTTCGGGCCTGTCGCGCAGGAAATCCGGTTAGGCCATCTCCTCATCGAGCCCGAGCTTCAGAGGGTGACGGATACCCGGACGGGAGAAGAAATTCCGCTGACGGCCAAGCAACTGCAAATTCTGCTGTATTTTCTCAAGCATCCGAACCAGATTTTGACGAAGGAGCAAATCTACGAAGCGGTATGGGGCGAGCCGTATATCGAGGGAGATAAAACCGTGATGGTTCATATCCGCTATCTGCGGGAGAAAATCGAGCTGGACCCGGGAGCACCGACGATTATCGAGACGATCCGCGGGCTCGGTTATCGGGTGAGGCTGTGA
- a CDS encoding sensor histidine kinase: MFGLKHSLLAKYMLIIFVALVLLPFIFPVASLIMYLPANFGYGEAEADSRYADGSRLEQMWHAEAEKLGGASDEAIARRLRELKDAYPEASVYWVDRNGITRDRIPENPAIPEVWSASYTVQFMKERRDGDPFTVVAFIGKERQEGFMVFELPRKHMKGLGERMWEDYSFVVIIGTLAVLALFLLISLLFFNRIRRRLVRLQTAMTRPGENGIPSPVEVMHMDEIGHLETAFNGMIRKLEESRIREAEEEALRRELIAKLSHDLRTPLTAIRSHAYGLRNEPLTERGKESVELIERKIGYLGQLIENLFSYSLLSAGKYPYRPKRVDIVRMTKTLLAGWYPLFEQEGFEIDPDLPEEPVYWEIDPAWLERVLDNHFQNVLRHAKSGRYIGVTVTPDHGGSIVIRDRGPGMGGESAEKGAGLGLSITRLMLKEMRLRGETRTGPGGTTITIGPER, from the coding sequence ATGTTCGGGCTGAAACATTCGTTGCTGGCCAAGTACATGCTGATTATTTTTGTGGCGCTCGTTCTGCTGCCGTTTATCTTTCCGGTCGCCTCGTTGATCATGTACCTGCCCGCCAACTTCGGGTATGGCGAGGCCGAAGCCGACAGCCGCTATGCCGACGGCTCCAGGCTCGAACAGATGTGGCACGCCGAAGCCGAAAAGCTGGGGGGCGCTTCGGACGAAGCGATTGCGCGGCGTCTTCGGGAACTGAAGGACGCTTATCCGGAAGCATCCGTGTACTGGGTGGACCGCAACGGCATTACCCGGGACCGGATTCCCGAAAATCCCGCGATTCCGGAGGTATGGTCGGCTTCCTACACCGTGCAGTTCATGAAGGAGCGCAGGGATGGCGATCCGTTCACGGTCGTGGCGTTTATCGGCAAGGAGCGGCAGGAAGGCTTCATGGTGTTCGAGCTGCCTCGGAAGCACATGAAGGGGCTGGGGGAAAGAATGTGGGAGGATTACAGCTTCGTCGTCATCATCGGCACGCTGGCGGTACTGGCTCTGTTCCTGCTCATCTCCCTGTTGTTCTTCAACCGCATCCGCCGGCGGCTTGTCCGGCTGCAGACGGCGATGACACGCCCGGGCGAGAACGGCATCCCGAGTCCCGTCGAAGTGATGCACATGGACGAGATCGGCCATCTGGAGACCGCGTTTAACGGTATGATCCGCAAACTGGAGGAGAGCCGGATTCGGGAGGCCGAGGAGGAGGCGCTGCGCCGGGAGCTGATCGCCAAGCTGTCGCACGATCTGCGCACGCCGCTGACGGCCATCCGAAGCCATGCCTACGGCTTGCGCAACGAGCCGCTGACGGAACGCGGCAAGGAATCGGTCGAGCTGATCGAACGCAAGATCGGGTATCTCGGCCAGCTCATCGAGAATTTGTTCTCCTACTCGCTGCTCTCCGCGGGCAAGTACCCGTATCGCCCGAAACGCGTGGATATCGTGCGCATGACGAAGACGCTCCTGGCCGGCTGGTACCCCCTGTTCGAACAGGAGGGCTTCGAGATCGATCCCGATCTGCCCGAGGAGCCCGTATACTGGGAGATCGATCCCGCCTGGCTGGAGCGCGTGCTGGACAATCATTTCCAGAACGTGCTCCGCCATGCGAAGTCCGGCCGGTACATCGGCGTAACCGTTACGCCCGACCACGGCGGGTCGATCGTCATCCGCGACCGCGGCCCCGGGATGGGCGGGGAATCGGCGGAGAAGGGGGCGGGTCTCGGCTTGTCGATTACGAGGCTGATGTTGAAGGAGATGCGTCTGCGCGGCGAGACGAGGACCGGACCGGGGGGGACGACGATCACGATCGGGCCCGAGCGATAA
- a CDS encoding ABC transporter ATP-binding protein has product MNEWILETERLTKKLGGKAVVSDLNLQVGKGDIYGFLGPNGAGKTTTIRMLLGLAKPTYGSIRVFGKDLRRERLAVLRKVGSLVEYPSYYGHLNAVENLEAVRRLLGAPKSRIDEVLATVRLTKDAKRPVKGYSLGMKQRLGIATALLGQPELLILDEPTNGLDPAGILEIRELIVSLPKQHGVTILVSSHLLSEIDQMATRVGIIAKGRLIFQDSIDTLRKQASSRIWLGVSDPEQAWKLLLANGYQADWDRTQLTVDRTSDETVAAMVAVLVRNNFSVYRVEEDKASLESIFLSLTGGEGSL; this is encoded by the coding sequence ATGAACGAATGGATTCTGGAGACGGAACGATTAACGAAGAAGCTGGGCGGAAAAGCCGTCGTCAGCGATTTGAATCTTCAGGTGGGGAAGGGCGATATTTACGGTTTCCTCGGGCCGAACGGCGCGGGCAAGACGACGACGATCCGCATGCTGCTCGGACTGGCGAAGCCGACGTACGGAAGCATCCGCGTCTTCGGCAAGGATCTGCGGCGCGAGCGGCTGGCCGTGCTGCGCAAGGTCGGGTCGTTGGTGGAGTACCCGTCCTATTACGGGCATCTGAATGCGGTGGAAAATCTGGAGGCCGTCCGGCGCCTGCTTGGCGCGCCGAAGTCGCGCATCGACGAGGTGCTGGCGACGGTGCGGCTGACGAAGGATGCGAAGCGTCCGGTCAAAGGGTACTCTCTCGGCATGAAGCAGCGGCTCGGCATCGCCACCGCGCTGTTGGGGCAACCCGAGCTGCTGATTCTGGATGAGCCGACGAACGGTCTCGACCCGGCAGGCATCCTCGAGATTCGGGAGCTGATCGTCAGCTTGCCGAAGCAGCACGGGGTAACGATCCTCGTGTCCAGCCATTTGCTCTCGGAGATCGATCAGATGGCAACGCGCGTCGGCATCATCGCGAAGGGACGCCTCATTTTCCAGGATAGCATCGATACGCTCCGGAAACAGGCGTCCAGCCGAATCTGGCTCGGCGTAAGCGATCCCGAGCAGGCGTGGAAGCTCCTGCTTGCCAACGGCTATCAGGCGGATTGGGACCGCACGCAACTGACCGTGGACAGAACGTCGGACGAGACGGTCGCCGCGATGGTGGCGGTCCTGGTGCGCAACAACTTCTCCGTCTACCGGGTGGAAGAGGACAAAGCTTCGCTGGAGAGCATCTTCCTGAGTTTGACGGGCGGGGAGGGAAGCTTGTGA
- a CDS encoding ABC transporter permease: MIKQVLSVEFLKIRRKMVWFLVALGPLGVVGLQAVNFGLRYDYLTKQYADDLWGGLIDNVGMLAVPTLFVGLAILASMTAGIEHQTNAWKQTLALPVTRSHIFAGKFLLNVMLLFVSSTLLAAGAIALGACLGFALEDVPYGRLLERTYYPYFAVMPFLALQVWLSVILHNQAVPLTVGIAGTVFSMFSARFGDWMPYKWPYLINEADEPLISAASGIALGVVILVVSLVHFARKDVK; encoded by the coding sequence GTGATCAAGCAGGTATTGTCCGTCGAATTTCTGAAGATTCGCCGGAAAATGGTCTGGTTTCTGGTCGCGCTCGGACCGCTGGGAGTCGTCGGCCTGCAGGCCGTCAACTTCGGGCTCCGGTACGATTACTTGACGAAGCAATACGCCGACGACCTGTGGGGTGGGCTGATCGACAATGTGGGCATGCTGGCCGTGCCGACGCTGTTCGTCGGATTGGCGATCCTCGCGTCCATGACGGCCGGGATCGAGCATCAGACGAACGCCTGGAAGCAGACGTTGGCGCTGCCGGTGACGCGGTCGCACATATTCGCGGGCAAGTTTTTGCTGAACGTGATGCTGCTGTTCGTCTCCAGTACGCTGCTGGCGGCGGGCGCGATCGCGCTGGGGGCTTGCCTCGGCTTCGCGCTGGAGGATGTTCCGTACGGCCGTCTGCTGGAGCGGACGTATTACCCGTACTTCGCGGTGATGCCGTTCCTGGCGCTGCAGGTATGGCTGTCCGTCATCCTGCACAATCAGGCCGTGCCGCTGACCGTCGGCATCGCGGGAACGGTGTTCTCGATGTTCTCCGCCCGCTTCGGCGACTGGATGCCGTACAAATGGCCGTATCTGATCAACGAGGCGGACGAGCCGCTTATTTCCGCCGCCTCGGGCATCGCGCTGGGGGTTGTGATCCTTGTTGTTTCGCTTGTGCACTTTGCCCGGAAGGATGTGAAATAA
- a CDS encoding ABC transporter permease: MIRMFRSEWMKMRRTVIWLLAVVSPVLAALVGVLNVQENTSADRTWLEALGIMAVLHAMLFLPLLTGVFAALVCRFEHAGGGWKQLLALPVTRSQVYLMKFVFVMMLLAITQLLFLTGLLLIGAVLGFQGPVPWTDILRSVCGGWVACLPLAALQLAVATAWQSFAAPLAVNVVFTLPNMLVANSADYGPYYPWVQPLLAMMPAGPDRFGAFHVAEVSLFGVIGGSFVLFLVGGWAYFAKKAV; the protein is encoded by the coding sequence ATGATTCGGATGTTCCGTTCGGAGTGGATGAAGATGCGGCGCACCGTCATCTGGCTGCTGGCGGTGGTCAGCCCGGTGCTGGCGGCGCTGGTCGGCGTTCTCAACGTGCAGGAGAATACTTCGGCCGACCGGACCTGGCTGGAGGCTTTGGGGATTATGGCCGTGCTGCACGCGATGCTGTTTCTTCCGCTGCTGACCGGCGTGTTCGCGGCGCTCGTCTGCCGCTTCGAGCACGCGGGCGGCGGTTGGAAGCAGTTGCTGGCGCTGCCCGTCACGCGGAGCCAGGTCTATCTGATGAAGTTCGTATTCGTCATGATGCTGCTCGCGATCACGCAACTGTTGTTTTTGACCGGGCTGCTGCTGATCGGCGCCGTACTCGGCTTCCAGGGCCCCGTGCCGTGGACGGATATTCTCCGCTCCGTCTGCGGGGGTTGGGTGGCCTGTCTGCCGCTTGCCGCCCTGCAATTGGCCGTCGCCACGGCTTGGCAGAGCTTCGCCGCGCCGCTGGCCGTCAACGTCGTCTTCACGCTGCCCAACATGTTGGTGGCGAACTCGGCGGACTACGGCCCCTATTATCCGTGGGTGCAGCCGCTGCTCGCCATGATGCCGGCCGGCCCAGACCGCTTCGGCGCGTTTCATGTGGCGGAGGTGTCGCTGTTCGGGGTGATCGGCGGCAGCTTTGTCCTGTTCTTGGTCGGGGGCTGGGCGTATTTCGCCAAAAAAGCCGTGTGA
- a CDS encoding alpha/beta-type small acid-soluble spore protein has protein sequence MARRSRRKLVVAGAERALDAFKADVMRREGYAVDPNRPDDVKYEVARSLGIPLQPGGNGQLTTEMAGHIGGRIGGTMVREMIRLARERLAQHPPGRP, from the coding sequence ATGGCCAGAAGGAGCCGGAGAAAATTGGTGGTGGCCGGAGCGGAACGGGCGCTGGACGCTTTCAAAGCCGATGTCATGCGGCGGGAAGGTTATGCCGTCGACCCGAACCGGCCCGACGATGTCAAGTACGAGGTGGCGCGATCTCTCGGCATTCCCTTGCAGCCGGGGGGCAACGGCCAACTTACGACGGAGATGGCGGGGCATATCGGCGGCAGGATCGGCGGCACGATGGTGCGGGAGATGATCCGGCTCGCCCGGGAACGGCTCGCGCAGCATCCGCCCGGACGACCATAA
- a CDS encoding CidA/LrgA family protein translates to MSGLAILFGFNLLGLALEKGLHIPIPGNVIGLILFTASLFLRIVKLEWVEQSAAFLLKHMMLFFAPFVVGTLAFFPIIRESWLSTIVALIGSTLIVMMVTGFAAGSFGRAKSAAANMSAERSLHE, encoded by the coding sequence ATGAGCGGATTGGCGATTTTGTTCGGTTTTAACCTGCTGGGATTGGCGCTTGAGAAGGGGCTGCACATTCCGATCCCGGGCAATGTGATCGGACTGATATTATTCACCGCTTCTTTGTTTTTGAGGATCGTCAAGCTGGAATGGGTGGAACAGTCGGCTGCGTTTCTGCTGAAGCATATGATGCTGTTTTTCGCGCCGTTTGTGGTGGGTACTCTCGCCTTTTTCCCGATAATTCGGGAGAGTTGGCTGTCCACGATCGTCGCTCTGATCGGCAGCACGCTGATCGTCATGATGGTGACCGGATTTGCGGCCGGTTCGTTCGGAAGGGCGAAATCGGCCGCCGCCAATATGTCCGCAGAAAGAAGTTTGCATGAATGA
- a CDS encoding LrgB family protein, translating into MMNLQAVYSHPLFGVAVTLGAYAIALKLHGRWRALHPLFVCAGGIVVLLLLTGIPYESYNKGGEIIAFFLGPATVALGVPLYKQAAAIKKDVRAILAGVTAGSVSGIASAGCLMWALGGTRELMLTMMPKSVTSPIAIEIARQAGGIPELAAVFAVLAGLLGSMIGPAFLRALGISADVPLGVAIGTAAHGIGTGRLIRESELQGSVSGVSMALAGIVTSILFIPLYYWLAP; encoded by the coding sequence ATGATGAACCTTCAAGCCGTTTATTCGCACCCGCTGTTTGGCGTGGCCGTCACCTTGGGCGCCTATGCGATCGCCTTGAAGCTGCATGGCCGGTGGAGGGCCCTGCATCCGCTGTTCGTATGCGCGGGCGGCATTGTTGTCCTTTTATTGCTGACGGGGATTCCTTATGAAAGCTACAACAAGGGCGGAGAGATTATCGCGTTTTTTCTGGGACCGGCCACGGTCGCGCTTGGCGTTCCGCTCTACAAGCAAGCGGCCGCGATCAAAAAGGATGTTCGGGCGATTCTCGCGGGCGTGACGGCCGGTTCCGTCAGCGGCATCGCCAGCGCCGGCTGTCTGATGTGGGCGCTGGGCGGAACGCGGGAATTGATGCTGACGATGATGCCGAAGTCGGTCACGAGTCCCATCGCGATCGAAATCGCCCGGCAGGCCGGAGGCATACCCGAATTGGCCGCCGTATTCGCGGTGTTGGCCGGACTGCTCGGCAGCATGATCGGCCCCGCTTTCCTGCGGGCGCTCGGCATATCGGCCGACGTGCCGCTGGGCGTGGCGATCGGCACGGCCGCGCACGGCATCGGGACGGGCCGGTTGATCCGGGAGTCCGAGCTTCAAGGCAGCGTCAGCGGCGTGTCGATGGCCTTGGCGGGAATAGTGACGTCGATCTTGTTTATCCCTCTTTATTATTGGTTGGCCCCCTAA
- a CDS encoding undecaprenyl-diphosphate phosphatase has protein sequence MNDIIVAIIMGVVEGLTEFLPVSSTGHMILAGHLLNFEGDRADTFKIAIQLGAVLAVLVLYWRRFAGFLRISPGLTQRPGLNLIHVSLGVLPFVVGGFLAYPFIKKVLFGPTPVLISLILGGILMIAADKYRRKETSEEVDNLTYKQALGIGLFQCLALWPGFSRSGSTISGGMLLGASQKAAAEFSFILSVPIMFAATGVDLYKSRDLLNRDDIVLMLIGGAAAFIVAMLAVVTFLNAMKRLRLSWFAYYRFVLAALFFFILYV, from the coding sequence ATGAATGACATAATCGTCGCGATTATCATGGGAGTCGTTGAAGGACTTACGGAATTCCTTCCCGTCTCGTCGACGGGCCATATGATCTTGGCCGGTCATCTGCTGAACTTCGAGGGTGACCGCGCGGATACGTTCAAAATCGCGATTCAACTCGGCGCGGTTCTGGCGGTATTGGTGTTGTACTGGCGGCGGTTCGCCGGTTTCTTGCGGATCTCTCCGGGCTTAACGCAGCGTCCCGGTCTCAACCTCATTCACGTTTCGCTTGGCGTGCTGCCGTTCGTCGTCGGCGGATTCCTGGCATACCCATTTATCAAAAAAGTGCTGTTCGGCCCGACGCCGGTGCTGATCAGCCTCATTCTGGGCGGCATCCTGATGATCGCCGCCGATAAGTACCGCCGAAAGGAGACCTCGGAGGAGGTGGACAACCTGACATACAAGCAGGCGCTCGGCATCGGGCTGTTCCAGTGTCTGGCCCTGTGGCCGGGCTTCTCCCGGTCGGGATCGACCATCTCCGGCGGCATGCTGCTCGGGGCGAGCCAGAAGGCGGCCGCCGAGTTCAGTTTTATCCTCTCCGTCCCGATTATGTTCGCGGCAACGGGCGTCGACCTGTACAAGAGCCGGGATCTGCTCAACCGCGACGACATCGTGCTCATGTTGATCGGCGGCGCGGCCGCGTTTATCGTCGCCATGCTGGCGGTCGTCACGTTCCTGAACGCGATGAAAAGGCTGCGCCTCTCGTGGTTCGCCTACTACCGCTTCGTGCTGGCGGCATTGTTCTTCTTCATCTTATACGTATAA
- a CDS encoding LysE family translocator, whose translation MSDPAHAFIQGFLFSLTLCFDLGLVNMAIIKAGIERGAKPAFMIGFGSCFGDLLYLLVALFGVSVVFQIGWVKWLLWAVGSVTLTYLTFKMLKETWRPQTLSAGGAPAVDRSPGRDWLAGFGLAVASPTSIAWFALVAGPIVAGFELRGFALDWFVGGFFLAGLVWSLLLAVLSHLTGSVAHRSVVRLFSLASAALFLYFAIQVFLGGLRDLF comes from the coding sequence ATGTCCGACCCCGCGCACGCATTTATACAAGGATTTTTATTCTCGTTGACGTTATGCTTCGATCTTGGCCTCGTGAACATGGCGATCATAAAAGCGGGCATCGAGCGCGGCGCCAAGCCGGCGTTTATGATCGGCTTCGGCTCCTGCTTCGGCGATCTGCTGTATCTGCTGGTGGCCCTGTTCGGCGTAAGCGTCGTCTTTCAAATCGGGTGGGTCAAATGGCTGCTGTGGGCCGTCGGCTCCGTCACGCTGACCTATCTGACGTTCAAAATGCTGAAGGAGACCTGGCGTCCCCAGACGCTGTCCGCCGGCGGCGCTCCCGCGGTCGACCGTTCTCCGGGCCGCGACTGGCTCGCCGGATTCGGCCTCGCGGTCGCCTCCCCGACCTCCATCGCTTGGTTCGCGCTGGTTGCGGGGCCGATCGTGGCGGGTTTCGAGCTCCGAGGCTTCGCCTTGGACTGGTTCGTGGGCGGATTCTTTCTCGCCGGTCTGGTCTGGTCGCTCCTGCTTGCGGTTTTGAGCCATCTGACCGGATCGGTCGCGCACCGGTCCGTCGTCCGCCTTTTCTCGCTCGCTTCGGCGGCGCTTTTTCTGTATTTCGCCATCCAGGTCTTTCTGGGCGGGCTGCGGGACCTGTTCTGA
- a CDS encoding amidohydrolase family protein, with protein sequence MNKRTVAASSLVVVLAAGAAVLGFQLFSEREPDGEQALGAVITPAKADPPSSPSPAASTTESKSLDELVAKYGELPLIDSHNHDAASYANLSKLPLLDYQEIDKLVLFGDVSEPSAVYTDLAAWEAYKRNPDRIIPFFSGVNLLDESGLETSRNNLEKGYFGIGELAAASTNSPVLANVAWKTQHPMDGILPDMYKLAAEYDVPLLLHIDPPSGYPMDKLEEALRAYPETTIIFAHANAYSTPDRVRRLLADHPNLYADFFAGFTAFNPGSSHQLEDYVPVMKEFPDRFVLSTDSGYGLEGGYRKAVEAMYLMLDVLGDGELVRKIAGANMQALIDRQMATETQLEQIRKLDEAAGVKRDLSKLTKAEAGNILIEAGKA encoded by the coding sequence ATGAACAAGAGAACGGTCGCGGCAAGCTCGCTGGTTGTCGTGCTGGCAGCCGGCGCAGCCGTGTTGGGATTCCAGCTTTTCAGCGAGAGAGAACCCGACGGGGAGCAGGCGCTAGGGGCTGTCATCACGCCGGCCAAGGCCGATCCGCCCTCTTCGCCGTCGCCGGCTGCAAGCACCACGGAATCGAAAAGTCTGGATGAGCTCGTGGCAAAATACGGCGAACTGCCGCTGATCGATTCTCATAACCACGATGCGGCCAGCTATGCCAATCTCAGTAAACTGCCATTGCTGGACTACCAGGAAATCGACAAGCTGGTCCTGTTCGGCGACGTCTCCGAGCCGAGTGCAGTGTATACGGATCTGGCGGCTTGGGAGGCCTACAAGCGGAACCCGGACCGCATCATCCCGTTTTTCTCGGGAGTGAATTTGCTGGACGAATCCGGATTGGAGACGTCCAGGAATAATCTGGAGAAAGGCTACTTCGGTATTGGCGAGCTGGCCGCAGCGTCCACGAATTCCCCCGTATTGGCGAATGTGGCCTGGAAAACGCAGCATCCGATGGACGGCATCCTGCCGGACATGTATAAGCTGGCCGCCGAATACGACGTGCCGCTGCTGCTCCATATCGATCCGCCCAGCGGTTATCCGATGGACAAACTGGAAGAGGCGCTGCGCGCGTACCCGGAGACGACGATCATTTTTGCGCATGCCAATGCGTACAGCACGCCGGATAGAGTCCGTCGGCTCCTGGCGGACCATCCGAATCTGTATGCGGACTTTTTTGCGGGGTTCACGGCGTTTAATCCAGGCAGTTCGCACCAGCTTGAGGATTACGTGCCCGTGATGAAGGAGTTCCCGGACCGGTTCGTCCTCAGCACCGATTCCGGCTACGGGTTGGAGGGCGGATACCGGAAAGCGGTCGAGGCGATGTACCTGATGCTCGACGTATTGGGCGACGGCGAGCTGGTCCGCAAAATCGCGGGAGCCAACATGCAGGCGCTGATCGACCGGCAGATGGCGACCGAGACGCAGCTTGAGCAGATCCGCAAGCTGGACGAGGCGGCCGGAGTGAAACGGGACTTGTCCAAGCTGACCAAAGCGGAGGCCGGGAACATCCTGATCGAAGCGGGGAAGGCGTAG